The following are encoded together in the Neospora caninum Liverpool complete genome, chromosome IV genome:
- a CDS encoding ubiquitin carrier protein, related, translating into MALKRINKELNDLSKDPPTNCSAGPVGDDMFHWQATIMGPEDSPYSGGVFFLNIHFPSDYPFKPPKVNFTTKIYHPNINSQGAICLDILKDQWSPALTISKVLLSISSLLTDPNPDDPLVPEIAHLYKSDRMRYDQTAREWSQKYAQ; encoded by the exons ATGGCGCTGAAACGCATCAACAAG GAACTTAACGACCTGAGCAAAGACCCTCCCACAAACTGCTCTGCGGGCCCCGTGGGTGATGACATGTTTCACTGGCAAGCAACAATCATGGGCCCCGAAGACAG TCCGTACAGCGGAGGCGTGTTTTTCTTGAACATTCACTTCCCGAGTGACTACCCATTTAAGCCGCCGAAGGTCAACTTCACAACCAAGATTTACCACCCCAACATCAACAGCCAGGGCGCTATTTGCCTTGACATCCTGAAAGATCAATGGAGTCCGGCGCTCACGATTTCCAAAGTTCTGCTCtcgatctcttctctcctcacAGACCCGAACCCTG ATGATCCTCTGGTCCCCGAGATTGCGCACTTGTACAAATCTGATCGGATGCGGTATGACCAGACAGCTCGGGAATGGTCTCAGAAGTATGCTCAGTAA